Proteins encoded within one genomic window of Amorphoplanes friuliensis DSM 7358:
- a CDS encoding APC family permease — translation MPTSTAPPRPSQLSTALARDRLGVAAVVFFVMSAAAPLTVVAGVVPTGLAVTGLTAISIAFLAVAIVLAVFAVGYVAMARHIANAGAFYAYIARGIGRPFGVGASWVALLAYNSFQVASYGGFGAIAAPLFADWFGVEIQWWIIALAAWALVAVLGVRDVAVNGKVLATLLVAEIVLVVVFSIADLMAPDFAASSAPVDPSSLVGAGAGALLVMAVTGFVGFEQSVVFSEESRDPRRTVPRATYIAVALIAVLYAFSSWAMISATGGKAVERAGAEGPELFFNLASDRLGSTALHLGHALFLTSLIAAMISFHNIIARYTFSLGREGVLPRAFGRTVPGTGAPKNGSLAQSVLGLVVIGVYAIAGWDPLVQLFFWGGTTGGIGVLLLITVTSAAVVGYFARNPEGEDFWHRLGAPVLGTVLLLVVTYLALTNIEILFGVEPGSTPTWAVPLAYAVLTLAGVTWALILRRTRPGTYQGIGMGARSGFSIRDTATEAHQ, via the coding sequence GTGCCCACCTCCACCGCACCCCCCAGACCGAGTCAGCTCTCGACAGCCCTGGCCCGCGACCGCCTGGGCGTCGCCGCCGTCGTCTTCTTCGTGATGTCCGCGGCCGCGCCGCTGACCGTCGTCGCCGGTGTCGTCCCCACCGGTCTCGCCGTCACCGGGCTGACCGCCATCTCCATCGCCTTCCTCGCCGTCGCGATCGTGCTCGCCGTCTTCGCGGTCGGGTACGTCGCCATGGCCCGGCACATCGCCAACGCCGGCGCCTTCTACGCGTACATCGCCCGGGGCATCGGGCGGCCGTTCGGTGTGGGCGCGTCGTGGGTGGCGCTGCTCGCGTACAACAGCTTCCAGGTCGCCTCGTACGGCGGCTTCGGCGCGATCGCGGCCCCGCTGTTCGCCGACTGGTTCGGTGTCGAGATCCAGTGGTGGATCATCGCGCTGGCCGCGTGGGCGCTGGTCGCCGTCCTCGGTGTCCGCGACGTGGCCGTCAACGGCAAGGTGCTCGCCACCCTGCTGGTCGCCGAGATCGTCCTGGTCGTCGTCTTCAGCATCGCCGACCTGATGGCGCCCGACTTCGCCGCGTCCTCGGCGCCGGTCGACCCGTCCAGCCTGGTCGGGGCGGGCGCGGGCGCGCTGCTCGTCATGGCCGTCACCGGCTTTGTCGGCTTCGAACAGTCCGTCGTCTTCAGCGAGGAGTCCCGCGACCCGCGGCGCACCGTGCCCCGTGCCACGTACATCGCGGTCGCGCTGATCGCGGTGCTGTACGCGTTCTCGTCCTGGGCGATGATCTCCGCGACCGGTGGCAAGGCTGTCGAACGGGCCGGCGCCGAAGGCCCCGAGCTGTTCTTCAACCTGGCCTCGGACCGGCTCGGCAGCACCGCCCTGCACCTGGGCCACGCGCTGTTCCTGACCTCGCTGATCGCCGCGATGATCTCGTTCCACAACATCATCGCCCGGTACACGTTCTCGCTGGGCCGCGAAGGTGTCCTCCCGCGCGCCTTCGGGCGTACGGTCCCGGGCACCGGCGCACCGAAGAACGGCTCCCTCGCGCAGTCGGTCCTCGGCCTCGTCGTCATCGGTGTGTACGCGATCGCCGGCTGGGACCCGCTGGTCCAGCTCTTCTTCTGGGGCGGCACGACCGGCGGCATCGGTGTTCTGCTGCTCATCACGGTCACGTCGGCCGCGGTCGTCGGCTACTTCGCCCGCAACCCCGAGGGTGAGGACTTCTGGCACCGCCTCGGCGCCCCGGTGCTCGGCACGGTGCTGCTGCTCGTCGTGACGTACCTGGCCCTGACCAACATCGAGATCCTCTTCGGCGTCGAGCCGGGGTCGACACCGACGTGGGCGGTGCCGCTCGCGTACGCGGTGCTGACCCTCGCGGGGGTGACCTGGGCGCTGATCCTGCGACGCACCAGGCCCGGCACGTACCAGGGCATCGGCATGGGTGCCCGCAGCGGTTTCTCCATCCGCGACACCGCCACGGAGGCCCACCAGTGA
- a CDS encoding GNAT family N-acetyltransferase: protein MTPTIRPARESELTDVGRLVALSFDDLEQNRSLVPDPSARLRVMGDFFTMLTVHAPLCGKVDVIDAPDGSLAAAAVWFDRTREMPEIPDYDERLAALAGEWLPNFEALDEVFDKHHPVDPHWHLAFLAVHPSHQSHGLGGALMDSTHEDLGRTPAYLEATNDNNIRLYRRHGYTEMLPFDIRLPDNTPFYRMWRAA, encoded by the coding sequence GTGACACCGACCATCCGTCCCGCCCGCGAGTCCGAGCTCACCGACGTCGGCCGGCTCGTCGCCCTGTCCTTCGACGACCTCGAACAGAACCGCTCCCTCGTACCGGACCCGTCGGCCCGCCTGCGCGTGATGGGCGACTTCTTCACGATGCTCACGGTCCACGCACCCCTGTGCGGCAAGGTCGACGTCATCGACGCCCCGGACGGCAGCCTCGCCGCAGCCGCCGTCTGGTTCGACCGCACCCGGGAGATGCCGGAGATCCCCGACTACGACGAACGCCTCGCCGCGCTGGCGGGGGAGTGGCTGCCGAACTTCGAGGCCCTCGACGAGGTCTTCGACAAACACCACCCCGTCGACCCCCACTGGCACCTGGCCTTCCTCGCCGTGCACCCCTCCCACCAGAGCCACGGCCTCGGCGGCGCCCTGATGGACAGCACCCACGAGGACCTGGGCCGCACCCCGGCCTACCTCGAGGCGACGAACGACAACAACATCCGCCTGTACCGCCGCCACGGCTACACCGAGATGCTCCCGTTCGACATCCGCCTCCCCGACAACACCCCGTTCTACCGGATGTGGCGCGCCGCCTGA
- a CDS encoding class I SAM-dependent methyltransferase, with amino-acid sequence MIYDLVNPWDPARNPADAFYHRLVMGAESVLDVGCGTGAMLHHAREAGHRGTLAGIDPNSAFLERARRRDDIEWVFGTAAAMPWEQEFELAVMTGHAFQCLIGDGEIRASLAGVRAALHEGGRFVFETRHPQARAWETWTPSHAVEVAGVRVVHQVESVVGDVVTFTETAYATERHVLRFLDLPVLNTLVTQAGFHIDAQYGDWHGGPLTPASTEIITVAVRH; translated from the coding sequence GTGATCTACGACCTGGTCAACCCCTGGGATCCTGCCCGGAATCCGGCGGACGCGTTCTATCACCGCCTCGTCATGGGGGCGGAAAGCGTGCTCGACGTCGGCTGCGGCACCGGAGCGATGTTGCATCACGCGCGAGAGGCCGGGCATCGCGGGACGCTGGCCGGCATCGACCCGAACAGCGCTTTCCTGGAGCGGGCGCGGCGGCGCGACGACATCGAGTGGGTGTTCGGGACGGCGGCGGCAATGCCGTGGGAGCAGGAGTTCGAGCTGGCCGTCATGACCGGGCACGCGTTCCAGTGCCTGATCGGCGACGGGGAGATCCGGGCGTCGCTCGCCGGGGTGCGGGCCGCGCTGCACGAGGGCGGACGCTTCGTCTTCGAGACGCGCCACCCGCAGGCCCGCGCCTGGGAGACCTGGACACCTTCGCACGCGGTCGAGGTCGCCGGGGTCCGGGTGGTGCATCAGGTCGAGTCCGTCGTGGGCGACGTCGTGACATTCACCGAGACCGCGTACGCCACCGAGCGCCACGTCCTGCGCTTCCTCGACCTTCCGGTCCTCAACACTCTGGTCACCCAGGCGGGCTTCCACATCGACGCGCAGTACGGCGACTGGCACGGCGGCCCACTCACCCCAGCCAGCACGGAGATCATCACCGTCGCCGTCCGGCACTAG
- a CDS encoding TetR/AcrR family transcriptional regulator: MRDESGCSVCRGPLRVVVRGRRPVYCSRACQARAYRARKNPPAPEAPELSGRRRQIVEAVWRIAAGRGLQMATIREIAAEAGVTPRVVQYHFTDKHHLLVTALQTLHRDNEQHSRRRIAALRDPSDPRVLLRATLEELLPLDEQRRTSLRVLTAYYAWSLTDPALAAVFLHGEHPLEDLVTALITAAGARPSIDPAEEANLLVGGLSGLGLDLLHRRRTRTDVQRTLDHHLNRILSPHP; encoded by the coding sequence GTGCGTGACGAAAGTGGGTGTTCGGTGTGCCGGGGGCCGCTGCGGGTGGTGGTGCGGGGGCGGCGGCCGGTCTACTGTTCGCGGGCGTGTCAGGCGCGGGCGTACCGGGCGCGGAAGAACCCGCCGGCGCCGGAGGCTCCGGAGCTGAGCGGGCGCCGGCGTCAGATCGTCGAGGCCGTCTGGCGCATCGCCGCGGGTCGCGGTCTGCAGATGGCCACGATCCGCGAGATTGCCGCGGAGGCCGGCGTGACGCCGCGGGTGGTGCAGTACCACTTCACGGACAAGCATCACCTGCTGGTCACCGCCCTGCAGACCCTGCACCGTGACAACGAGCAGCACAGCCGCCGGCGCATCGCGGCGCTGCGTGATCCGTCCGACCCGCGGGTACTGCTTCGCGCCACCCTCGAGGAGCTTCTGCCGCTCGACGAGCAGCGCCGCACGAGCCTGCGGGTGCTGACGGCCTACTACGCGTGGAGCCTGACCGACCCCGCCCTGGCAGCGGTCTTCCTGCACGGCGAGCACCCGCTGGAAGACCTGGTCACCGCCCTGATCACCGCGGCCGGCGCCCGACCCTCGATCGACCCGGCCGAGGAGGCGAACCTGCTCGTCGGCGGTCTGAGCGGCCTCGGCCTCGACCTGCTCCACCGCCGCCGCACCCGCACAGACGTCCAGCGAACCCTCGACCACCACCTGAACCGCATCCTGTCACCGCACCCCTGA
- a CDS encoding GntR family transcriptional regulator → MASDLSPPRSPVRPVEVDRTSPVPLYFQVATRLQELIEQGEIGVGARIENEVDLAERLGVSRPTTRRAIQYLVERGMLVRKRGVGTQVVHPKVRRPVELSSLYDDLVTSDRKPRTEVLDLRVIPAPADVAEALELPPGTEVTWIERLRYAGGEPLALMHNAIPLDVIRLEAADLAGHGLYELLRRAGFVPRIATQIIGARSAAAEARTLDEKRGASLLTMTRTAWDASGRALEYGSHLYRASRYSFELNLSAG, encoded by the coding sequence ATGGCATCCGATCTCTCCCCACCGCGCAGCCCGGTGCGCCCGGTCGAGGTCGACCGGACCAGCCCCGTGCCGCTCTACTTCCAGGTGGCCACCCGCCTGCAGGAGCTCATCGAGCAGGGCGAGATCGGCGTCGGTGCCCGCATCGAGAACGAGGTCGACCTGGCGGAACGCCTCGGCGTCTCCCGCCCCACCACCCGCCGCGCGATCCAATACCTGGTCGAACGCGGCATGCTCGTGCGCAAACGCGGCGTCGGCACGCAGGTGGTCCACCCCAAGGTCCGCCGGCCCGTCGAGCTGTCCAGCCTCTACGACGACCTGGTCACCTCCGACCGCAAACCGCGGACCGAGGTCCTCGACCTCCGCGTCATCCCCGCCCCGGCCGACGTCGCCGAAGCCCTCGAACTCCCCCCGGGCACCGAGGTCACCTGGATCGAACGCCTCCGCTACGCCGGCGGTGAGCCGCTCGCGCTGATGCACAACGCCATCCCCCTCGACGTGATCCGCCTCGAGGCCGCCGACCTCGCCGGGCACGGCCTCTACGAGCTGCTCCGCCGCGCCGGCTTCGTCCCCCGCATAGCCACCCAGATCATCGGCGCGCGCTCCGCCGCCGCCGAAGCCCGCACCCTCGACGAAAAACGCGGCGCCTCCCTGCTCACCATGACCCGGACAGCGTGGGACGCGAGCGGGCGGGCGCTCGAATACGGCTCCCACCTGTATCGAGCCAGCAGATACAGCTTCGAGCTCAATCTCTCGGCAGGATGA
- the iolC gene encoding 5-dehydro-2-deoxygluconokinase, which produces MPADEVLTMGRIGVDLYPQQIGVSLREVRTFEKFLGGSPTNVAVAAARYGRRSAVISRTGADPFGEFIHDALRGFEVDDRFVTPVEGLPTPVTFCEIFPPDDFPLYFYRFPKAPDLEIFESELDLEAIRRADIFWVTGTGLCQSPSREATLAALRARDKAGITVLDLDYRPIFWESREEARSWVQQALPYVTVAVGNLDECETAVGVREPHAAARALHDAGVDLAVVKQGPLGVLASSRKEEVQVPPVPIEVVNGLGAGDAFGGALCHGLLAGWDLETTMRFCNAAGAIVATRLSCADAMPTESEVRELIGGVSGRA; this is translated from the coding sequence ATGCCCGCTGACGAGGTACTGACCATGGGACGTATCGGCGTCGACCTGTATCCACAACAGATCGGCGTGTCGCTGCGTGAGGTCCGGACGTTCGAGAAGTTCCTCGGGGGCAGCCCGACCAACGTCGCTGTGGCGGCGGCGCGGTACGGCCGGCGCAGCGCGGTCATCAGCCGGACCGGCGCCGACCCGTTCGGTGAGTTCATCCACGACGCGCTGCGGGGCTTCGAGGTCGACGATCGTTTTGTCACGCCCGTCGAGGGGCTGCCGACACCGGTGACGTTCTGCGAGATCTTCCCGCCGGACGACTTCCCGCTCTACTTCTACCGTTTCCCCAAGGCGCCCGACCTGGAGATCTTCGAGTCCGAGCTGGACCTGGAGGCGATCCGCAGGGCGGACATCTTCTGGGTCACCGGCACCGGGTTGTGTCAGTCGCCGTCGCGGGAGGCGACGCTCGCCGCGCTGCGGGCGCGGGACAAAGCCGGCATCACCGTCCTCGACCTGGACTACCGCCCGATATTCTGGGAGTCGCGGGAGGAGGCGCGCAGCTGGGTCCAGCAGGCGCTGCCCTACGTGACCGTCGCCGTCGGCAACCTCGACGAGTGCGAGACCGCCGTCGGTGTCCGCGAGCCGCACGCCGCGGCCCGGGCGCTGCACGACGCCGGTGTCGACCTGGCCGTCGTGAAGCAAGGGCCGCTGGGGGTGCTGGCCAGTTCCCGCAAGGAGGAGGTGCAGGTGCCTCCGGTGCCGATCGAGGTGGTCAACGGCCTGGGTGCCGGTGACGCTTTCGGCGGCGCGCTCTGCCACGGCCTGCTCGCGGGCTGGGATCTGGAGACCACGATGCGTTTCTGCAACGCCGCCGGGGCGATCGTCGCGACACGGCTGTCGTGCGCCGACGCGATGCCGACCGAGTCCGAGGTCCGCGAGCTGATCGGCGGGGTGAGCGGCCGTGCGTGA
- a CDS encoding Cgl0159 family (beta/alpha)8-fold protein encodes MRDVLEIVAARADRPGAIASAAAARRRPAGWRGEHGRMMIIAADHPARGALRAGPDPLAMGNRADLLDRICTALERPGVNGVLGTPDILEDLLLLGALDDKVVIGSMNRGGLAGTSFEIDDRFTAYDGDSLAAAGFEGGKMLLRIDPDDAGTVATLQACGRAVGDLAAHQLMAMVEPFISHRADGRVRNELSPEAMIRAMTVAAGLGTTSAYTWLKVPVVDDMERVMAATTLPALILGGEVSQDADAAYVRWSKALALPTVQGLVIGRSLLYPPGGDVAGAVDRAVSLL; translated from the coding sequence GTGCGTGACGTCCTGGAGATCGTCGCCGCCCGCGCGGACCGCCCGGGTGCGATCGCTTCCGCCGCGGCCGCCCGCCGCCGGCCTGCCGGCTGGCGGGGTGAGCACGGCCGGATGATGATCATCGCGGCTGACCATCCCGCTCGCGGTGCGCTGCGGGCCGGTCCCGACCCCCTCGCGATGGGCAACCGCGCCGACCTGCTCGACCGCATCTGCACCGCGCTCGAACGGCCCGGCGTCAACGGTGTGCTCGGCACGCCCGACATCCTCGAGGACCTGCTGCTGCTCGGCGCGCTCGACGACAAGGTGGTCATCGGGTCGATGAACCGCGGCGGGCTCGCCGGGACCAGCTTCGAGATCGACGACCGGTTCACCGCGTACGACGGGGACAGCCTGGCCGCGGCGGGATTCGAGGGCGGCAAGATGCTGCTGCGGATCGACCCGGACGACGCCGGGACGGTCGCCACTCTGCAAGCGTGCGGGCGGGCCGTCGGTGACCTCGCCGCGCATCAGCTGATGGCGATGGTCGAGCCGTTCATCTCGCACCGGGCCGACGGCCGGGTGCGCAACGAGCTCAGCCCCGAGGCGATGATCCGGGCGATGACGGTCGCGGCAGGGCTCGGCACGACCTCGGCGTACACGTGGCTCAAGGTTCCCGTCGTCGACGACATGGAACGTGTCATGGCCGCCACGACACTGCCCGCGCTGATCCTCGGCGGTGAGGTGTCCCAGGACGCCGACGCCGCGTACGTGCGGTGGAGCAAGGCCCTCGCTCTGCCGACCGTGCAGGGTCTGGTCATCGGGCGCAGCCTGCTCTACCCGCCCGGCGGGGACGTCGCGGGTGCGGTCGACCGGGCGGTGAGTCTGCTGTGA
- the iolB gene encoding 5-deoxy-glucuronate isomerase, whose amino-acid sequence MTLLRRGTAGSAPFETVVTPESAGWGYSGLRILDLPIGSRVSFGTGDEEMIVLPLTGGCDVTCDDERVTLTGRRSVFSRVTDFAYLPRDSAVTVRAPNGGRFALPAARADRRLPFRYGPADEVPVELRGAGQASRQVNNFCTPDSFDADRLIAVEVLTPGGNWSSYPPHKHDEPGENETALEEIYYFEVAGSPSGSPGTGFQRVYGHTDHPIDICAEVRAGDVVLIPYGWHGPSMAAPGYDLYYLNVMAGPGERKWLFSDDPEHAWIRGTWSQQEIDPRLPLTSTSERKRS is encoded by the coding sequence GTGACGCTGCTGCGCAGAGGAACGGCCGGGAGCGCGCCGTTCGAGACTGTCGTGACACCGGAGAGCGCCGGCTGGGGCTACAGCGGGCTGCGCATCCTTGACCTGCCGATCGGCTCCCGGGTCAGCTTCGGCACCGGCGACGAGGAGATGATCGTCCTCCCGCTGACCGGCGGCTGCGACGTGACCTGCGACGACGAGCGTGTCACCCTCACCGGCCGCCGCTCGGTCTTCTCCCGGGTCACCGACTTCGCCTACCTGCCCCGCGACTCCGCGGTCACGGTCCGGGCCCCGAACGGTGGCCGGTTCGCGCTGCCCGCCGCCCGTGCCGACCGGCGGCTGCCGTTCCGCTACGGACCCGCCGACGAGGTGCCGGTCGAGCTGCGCGGTGCCGGTCAGGCCAGTCGTCAGGTCAACAATTTCTGTACGCCGGACTCGTTCGACGCGGACCGCCTGATCGCGGTCGAGGTGCTCACCCCCGGGGGCAACTGGTCGTCGTACCCGCCGCACAAGCACGACGAGCCGGGCGAGAACGAGACCGCGCTCGAGGAGATCTACTACTTCGAGGTCGCCGGTTCGCCGTCGGGTTCGCCGGGCACCGGCTTCCAGCGCGTGTACGGCCACACGGACCACCCGATCGACATCTGCGCCGAGGTCCGCGCCGGTGACGTCGTCCTGATCCCGTACGGCTGGCACGGCCCGTCGATGGCCGCACCCGGCTACGACCTGTACTACCTCAACGTCATGGCAGGGCCGGGGGAGCGCAAGTGGCTCTTCTCCGACGACCCGGAGCACGCCTGGATCCGCGGCACGTGGAGTCAGCAGGAGATCGATCCGCGGCTGCCGCTCACCTCCACCTCGGAAAGGAAGCGCTCGTGA
- the iolD gene encoding 3D-(3,5/4)-trihydroxycyclohexane-1,2-dione acylhydrolase (decyclizing) has protein sequence MRLTVAQAVVTFLANQWTERDGVEQRTIAGCFGIFGHGNVAGVGQALLQAQRTGSADLPYHLARNEQAMVHAAVGYARMKNRLSTMACTASIGPGSTNMLTGAALATVNRIPVLLLPSDVFATRVASPVLQELEDPRSYDVSVNDAFRPLSRFFDRVWRPEQLPSALLAAMRVLTDPVETGAVTLCLPQDVQAEAFDFPEALFEKRVWHVARPVPEPVAVERAAEVIRSARRPLIVAGGGVIYSEASAELDAFARATGIPVADTQAGKGALSWDHPNSVGGVGSTGTPVANALARDADVVIGIGTRYSDFTTASRTAFAAQDVRFVNVNVASFDAAKQSATPLVADARSGLTSLSAALAGYKSDMSYQADVAAWQRRVDEAYHLGHGPLPAQSEVIGAVNDACGERDVVVQAAGSMPGDLQLLWRARDPKQYHVEYGYSCMGFEIAGALGIKMADPGREVYALVGDGSYLMMAQEIVTAVSDGIKLIIVLVQNHGFASIGALSESLGSQRFGTSYRYRGADDDYDGATLPVDLAANAESLGANVIRCRTIADLTEGLKQARESDRLTVVHIETDPLSPVPSSESWWDVPVSEVSELDSTRDARTAYDAAKRGQRLYL, from the coding sequence GTGAGGCTCACCGTCGCGCAGGCCGTCGTCACGTTCCTGGCCAACCAGTGGACCGAGCGGGACGGCGTCGAGCAGCGCACGATCGCGGGCTGCTTCGGCATCTTCGGCCACGGCAACGTCGCCGGTGTCGGGCAGGCGCTGCTGCAGGCCCAGCGGACCGGTTCCGCCGATCTGCCGTACCACCTGGCCCGGAACGAGCAGGCCATGGTGCACGCGGCGGTCGGGTACGCCCGGATGAAGAACCGGCTGTCGACGATGGCGTGCACGGCGTCGATCGGGCCCGGCTCGACGAACATGCTGACCGGCGCGGCGCTGGCGACGGTCAACCGGATCCCGGTGCTGCTGCTGCCCAGCGACGTGTTCGCCACCCGGGTCGCGTCGCCGGTGCTGCAGGAGCTGGAGGACCCCCGCTCGTACGACGTGTCGGTTAACGACGCGTTCCGGCCGCTGTCCCGCTTCTTCGACCGGGTGTGGCGGCCCGAGCAGTTGCCGTCGGCGCTGCTCGCGGCGATGCGGGTGCTGACCGATCCCGTCGAGACCGGCGCCGTGACCCTGTGCCTGCCTCAGGACGTACAGGCGGAGGCCTTTGATTTTCCTGAGGCTCTGTTCGAGAAGAGGGTCTGGCATGTGGCGCGGCCCGTGCCGGAGCCGGTGGCGGTGGAGCGGGCGGCCGAGGTGATCCGGTCCGCGCGGCGGCCGCTGATCGTCGCGGGCGGGGGAGTCATCTACTCGGAGGCGTCGGCCGAGCTGGACGCCTTCGCCCGGGCGACCGGGATCCCGGTGGCGGACACGCAGGCCGGCAAGGGTGCGCTGAGCTGGGACCACCCGAACTCGGTCGGCGGGGTGGGCTCGACGGGCACGCCGGTCGCCAACGCCCTGGCCCGTGACGCGGATGTGGTCATCGGCATCGGGACGCGGTACAGCGACTTCACCACCGCCTCTCGCACGGCTTTCGCGGCGCAGGATGTCCGTTTTGTCAACGTGAACGTGGCTTCCTTCGACGCGGCGAAGCAGTCCGCCACGCCGTTGGTGGCCGATGCCCGCTCGGGCCTGACTTCCTTGAGCGCCGCTCTGGCCGGTTACAAATCCGACATGTCTTATCAAGCCGACGTCGCAGCGTGGCAGCGGCGGGTGGACGAGGCCTACCACCTCGGCCACGGCCCGCTCCCCGCTCAGAGTGAGGTCATCGGCGCGGTCAACGACGCCTGCGGTGAGCGCGACGTCGTGGTCCAGGCCGCCGGTAGCATGCCCGGCGACCTCCAGCTGCTCTGGCGCGCCCGCGACCCGAAGCAGTACCACGTCGAGTACGGCTACTCCTGCATGGGCTTCGAGATCGCCGGGGCCCTCGGCATCAAGATGGCCGACCCCGGCCGCGAGGTCTACGCCCTGGTCGGCGACGGCTCGTACCTGATGATGGCGCAGGAGATCGTCACCGCGGTGTCCGACGGCATCAAGCTGATCATCGTTCTCGTGCAGAACCACGGGTTCGCCTCCATCGGGGCCCTCTCGGAGTCGCTGGGCTCGCAGCGTTTCGGCACCAGTTACCGCTACCGCGGTGCGGACGACGACTACGACGGCGCGACGCTGCCCGTCGACCTGGCCGCGAACGCCGAGAGCCTCGGCGCGAACGTCATCCGCTGCCGCACGATCGCCGACCTGACCGAGGGTCTCAAGCAGGCCCGGGAGTCCGACCGGCTCACGGTCGTGCACATCGAGACCGATCCGCTCTCTCCCGTCCCGTCGAGCGAGAGCTGGTGGGACGTGCCCGTCTCCGAGGTCTCCGAGCTGGACAGCACCCGGGACGCCCGTACCGCCTACGACGCCGCCAAGCGCGGCCAGCGGCTGTACCTCTAG
- a CDS encoding CoA-acylating methylmalonate-semialdehyde dehydrogenase, giving the protein MTTIEHWIGGSSTAGAGSRRAPVFNPATGQQQHEVVLADTGDVEAAVAAAKAAFTTWGQASLSARTKIMFNFRELVNANVDRLAELVSDEHGKVLSDAAGEVQRGLEVVEFACGIPQLLKGDYSDQASTGVDVFSFREPLGVCAGITPFNFPVMVPMWMYPVAIACGNTFVLKPSERDPSASNFIADLWRQAGLPDGVFNVVHGDKTAVDALLDHPDVAAVSFVGSTPIARYIHEKASATGKRVQALGGAKNHAIILPDADLEYAANHLSAAAFGSAGERCMAISAAVAVGGAGDPLMDILTRKANDVVVGSGRDPKSEMGPVVTAAARDRIESLIGTGEQQGAKVLVDGRGRRVPGFEEGFFVGPTVIDQVDTSMDVYTEEIFGPVLSVVRSESVEAAIDLINANPYGNGTAIFTNSGEAARRFQRGVHVGMIGINVPIPVPMAYYSFGGWKDSLFGDKHIHGPEGVSFYTRGKVVTSRWPHVEAAHGASMHFPTAS; this is encoded by the coding sequence GTGACAACCATCGAGCACTGGATCGGCGGCAGTTCCACCGCCGGCGCCGGGTCCCGCCGTGCCCCGGTCTTCAATCCCGCGACCGGGCAGCAGCAGCACGAGGTGGTGCTGGCCGACACCGGTGACGTGGAGGCGGCGGTGGCGGCGGCCAAGGCGGCGTTCACCACGTGGGGGCAGGCCTCGCTGAGCGCCCGTACCAAGATCATGTTCAATTTCCGGGAGTTGGTGAACGCCAACGTCGACCGGCTGGCGGAGCTGGTCTCGGACGAGCACGGCAAGGTGCTCAGCGACGCCGCCGGTGAGGTCCAGCGCGGTCTCGAGGTCGTCGAGTTCGCCTGCGGCATCCCGCAGCTGCTCAAGGGTGACTACTCCGACCAGGCCTCGACCGGTGTGGACGTGTTCAGCTTCCGCGAGCCGCTCGGCGTCTGCGCGGGCATCACACCGTTCAACTTCCCGGTCATGGTCCCGATGTGGATGTACCCGGTCGCCATCGCCTGCGGCAACACGTTTGTGCTCAAGCCCAGCGAGCGGGACCCGTCGGCGTCGAACTTCATCGCCGACCTGTGGCGTCAGGCCGGGCTGCCCGACGGGGTCTTCAACGTCGTGCACGGTGACAAGACCGCTGTCGACGCGCTGCTGGACCACCCCGACGTCGCGGCCGTGTCGTTCGTCGGCTCCACGCCGATCGCCCGCTACATCCACGAGAAGGCGTCCGCCACCGGCAAACGCGTCCAGGCCCTCGGCGGGGCGAAGAACCACGCGATCATCCTGCCGGACGCCGACCTCGAGTACGCCGCGAACCACCTGTCGGCGGCCGCGTTCGGCTCGGCCGGTGAGCGCTGCATGGCGATCTCCGCCGCGGTCGCCGTCGGTGGCGCCGGCGATCCGCTGATGGACATCCTGACCCGCAAGGCCAACGACGTCGTGGTCGGTTCCGGCCGCGACCCGAAGAGCGAGATGGGACCGGTCGTCACGGCCGCGGCCCGAGACCGCATCGAGAGCCTGATCGGTACGGGTGAGCAGCAGGGCGCCAAGGTGCTCGTCGACGGCCGGGGCCGCCGCGTCCCGGGTTTCGAGGAGGGCTTCTTCGTCGGCCCGACCGTCATCGACCAGGTCGACACGTCGATGGACGTCTACACCGAGGAGATCTTCGGCCCGGTGCTGTCGGTGGTCCGCTCCGAGAGCGTCGAGGCGGCGATCGACCTGATCAACGCGAACCCGTACGGCAACGGCACGGCGATCTTCACCAACAGTGGTGAGGCCGCGCGGCGGTTCCAGCGCGGTGTCCACGTCGGGATGATCGGCATCAACGTCCCGATCCCCGTCCCGATGGCCTACTACTCCTTCGGTGGCTGGAAGGACTCGCTCTTCGGCGACAAACACATCCACGGGCCCGAGGGTGTCTCGTTCTACACCCGCGGCAAGGTCGTGACCTCGCGGTGGCCGCACGTCGAGGCCGCGCACGGCGCCAGCATGCACTTCCCCACGGCGAGCTGA